The Streptomyces sp. HUAS CB01 genome has a segment encoding these proteins:
- the ffh gene encoding signal recognition particle protein, giving the protein MFDTLSDRLAATFKNLRGKGRLSEADIDATAREIRIALLEADVALPVVRAFIKQVKERALGVEVSQALNPAQQVIKIVNEELIGILGGETRRLRFAKQPPTVIMLAGLQGAGKTTLAGKLGLWLKSQGHSPLLVACDLQRPNAVNQLAVVAERAGVGVFAPQPGNGVGDPVQVAKESIEYAKSKVHDIVIVDTAGRLGIDQEMMQQAADIRDAVSPDEVLFVVDAMIGQDAVNTAEAFRDGVGFDGVVLSKLDGDARGGAALSVAHVTGKQIMFASNGEKLDEFDAFHPDRMASRILGMGDMLSLIEKAEQTFSQAEAEKMAAKLAKGPKEFTLDDFLAQMEQVRKMGSISKLLGMLPGMGQIKDQINNIDERDVDRTAAIIKSMTPGERTDPTIINGSRRARIARGSGVDVSAVKNLVERFFEARKMMSRMAQGGGMPGMPGIPGMGGGPGRQKKKQKQAKGKQRSGNPMKRKAEEQAAQARREQAGQGSPFGLPAGGQGAQDFELPDEFKKFMG; this is encoded by the coding sequence GTGTTCGACACCCTCTCCGACCGCCTTGCAGCGACATTCAAGAACCTCCGGGGCAAGGGCCGCCTCTCCGAGGCCGACATCGACGCCACGGCACGTGAGATCCGTATCGCGCTGCTCGAGGCCGATGTGGCGCTGCCCGTCGTGCGCGCCTTCATCAAGCAGGTCAAGGAGCGCGCTCTCGGCGTCGAGGTGTCCCAGGCGCTGAATCCCGCCCAGCAGGTCATCAAGATCGTCAACGAGGAGCTCATCGGCATCCTCGGCGGCGAGACCCGCCGGCTGCGCTTCGCCAAGCAGCCGCCCACCGTGATCATGCTGGCGGGTCTCCAGGGTGCCGGTAAGACCACCCTGGCCGGCAAGCTCGGCCTCTGGCTCAAGAGCCAGGGCCACTCCCCGCTGCTCGTCGCCTGCGACCTGCAGCGCCCCAACGCCGTGAACCAGCTGGCCGTCGTCGCCGAGCGCGCCGGCGTCGGGGTCTTCGCGCCCCAGCCCGGCAACGGCGTGGGCGACCCGGTCCAGGTCGCCAAGGAGTCGATCGAGTACGCGAAGTCGAAGGTCCACGACATCGTCATCGTCGACACCGCGGGCCGGCTCGGCATCGACCAGGAGATGATGCAGCAGGCCGCGGACATCCGTGACGCGGTCAGCCCCGACGAGGTCCTCTTCGTCGTCGACGCGATGATCGGTCAGGACGCGGTCAACACCGCGGAGGCCTTCCGCGACGGCGTCGGTTTCGACGGAGTGGTGCTGTCCAAGCTGGACGGCGACGCCCGCGGTGGTGCCGCGCTCTCCGTCGCGCACGTCACCGGCAAGCAGATCATGTTCGCCTCCAACGGCGAGAAGCTGGACGAGTTCGACGCGTTCCACCCGGACCGCATGGCGTCCCGCATCCTCGGCATGGGCGACATGCTGTCGCTGATCGAGAAGGCCGAGCAGACCTTCAGCCAGGCCGAGGCCGAGAAGATGGCGGCCAAGCTGGCGAAGGGCCCCAAGGAGTTCACGCTCGACGACTTCCTGGCGCAGATGGAGCAGGTCAGGAAGATGGGCTCCATCTCCAAGCTGCTCGGGATGCTGCCGGGCATGGGCCAGATCAAGGACCAGATCAACAACATCGACGAGCGTGACGTCGACCGTACGGCGGCGATCATCAAGTCGATGACGCCCGGCGAGCGCACCGACCCGACGATCATCAACGGCTCGCGCCGGGCCCGTATCGCCCGCGGTTCCGGTGTCGACGTCAGCGCGGTGAAGAACCTCGTGGAGCGGTTCTTCGAGGCCCGCAAGATGATGTCGCGCATGGCCCAGGGCGGCGGCATGCCGGGGATGCCCGGCATCCCGGGCATGGGCGGCGGCCCGGGCCGTCAGAAGAAGAAGCAGAAGCAGGCCAAGGGCAAGCAGCGTTCCGGCAACCCGATGAAGCGCAAGGCCGAGGAGCAGGCGGCCCAGGCCCGCCGCGAGCAGGCCGGTCAGGGGAGCCCGTTCGGGCTGCCGGCGGGCGGCCAGGGCGCCCAGGACTTCGAGCTCCCGGACGAGTTCAAGAAGTTCATGGGCTGA
- the ftsH gene encoding ATP-dependent zinc metalloprotease FtsH: MANSVPPRDRTDQPWRSEGAPPPTPPRKKPPGGWIGLVATAVVLFLVAYGILTYFTKGDEPTISYTEFSRQVEAGNVTKIYAKGDTIEGELRTGQPIPGGGGDYTTFRTQRPEFAEDNLWQQLSQKGVTVTAEPVVVQRSLLTNLLLSLAPIVILVLLWVVLARRLGPRLGGPLGRKAPPRPVELEPHRRTTFADVAGIDEVQGELDDVVDFLKNPQVYRAMGARVPRGVLLAGPPGTGKTLLARAVAGEAGVPFFSASASEFIEMIVGVGASRVRELFAEARKVAPAIVFIDEIDTIGRVRGGGASIGGHDEREQTLNQILTEMDGFTGSEGVVVIAATNRADVLDPALTRPGRFDRIVHVSPPDRAGREAILRIHTRDIPLAPTVDLVQVARTTPGMTGAELANLANEAALLAVKRRQDQVTQRDLSDALEKVQLGAERALVMPEGERRRTAYHESGHALLGMLQPGADPVRKVTIVPRGRALGVTLSTPDADKYAYTEEYLRGRIIGALGGMAAEHVVFGIVTTGSENDLEQVTRLVRGMVGRWGMSERVGRFTAVSGDGQEPYGLTAAPATLDAVDHEMRRIAEECYESACRQLRENRDRLDALAEALLASETLDEEEAYRAAGIPRLKKETNGH; this comes from the coding sequence GTGGCCAATTCCGTACCCCCGCGCGATCGCACCGACCAGCCCTGGCGATCGGAGGGGGCACCGCCGCCCACGCCGCCGCGCAAGAAGCCGCCCGGCGGCTGGATCGGGCTCGTCGCGACCGCGGTGGTCCTCTTCCTCGTCGCCTACGGGATCCTGACGTACTTCACCAAGGGCGACGAGCCGACGATCTCGTACACCGAGTTCAGCAGGCAGGTCGAGGCCGGCAACGTCACCAAGATCTACGCCAAGGGCGACACGATCGAGGGCGAGCTGAGGACGGGACAGCCGATCCCCGGCGGCGGGGGCGACTACACGACCTTCCGGACCCAGCGGCCGGAGTTCGCGGAGGACAACCTCTGGCAGCAGCTGAGCCAGAAGGGCGTGACCGTCACGGCCGAACCGGTGGTCGTCCAGCGCAGCCTGCTGACCAATCTGCTGCTGTCCCTCGCGCCGATCGTGATCCTCGTGCTGCTCTGGGTGGTCCTCGCCAGACGCCTGGGGCCACGCCTGGGCGGCCCCCTCGGCCGCAAGGCGCCGCCCCGCCCCGTGGAGCTGGAACCGCACCGGCGCACCACCTTCGCCGACGTGGCGGGGATCGACGAGGTCCAGGGCGAGCTCGACGACGTCGTCGACTTCCTCAAGAACCCCCAGGTCTACCGGGCCATGGGCGCGCGGGTGCCCCGCGGCGTCCTGCTCGCCGGCCCGCCCGGCACGGGCAAGACGCTGCTCGCACGGGCCGTGGCGGGCGAGGCGGGGGTGCCGTTCTTCTCGGCGTCCGCGTCGGAGTTCATCGAGATGATCGTGGGCGTCGGGGCCTCCCGCGTCCGCGAGCTCTTCGCCGAGGCCCGCAAGGTCGCGCCGGCCATCGTCTTCATCGACGAGATCGACACCATCGGACGGGTGCGCGGCGGTGGCGCGAGCATCGGCGGCCACGACGAGCGCGAGCAGACCCTCAACCAGATCCTGACCGAGATGGACGGCTTCACCGGCTCGGAGGGCGTCGTCGTCATCGCCGCCACCAACCGTGCCGACGTCCTCGACCCCGCCCTCACCCGGCCCGGCCGCTTCGACCGGATCGTGCACGTCAGCCCGCCCGACCGGGCCGGCCGGGAGGCGATCCTGCGGATCCACACCCGGGACATCCCGCTCGCACCGACCGTCGACCTGGTGCAGGTGGCCCGTACGACACCGGGCATGACCGGTGCCGAACTGGCCAATCTCGCCAACGAGGCGGCGCTGCTCGCGGTCAAGCGGCGGCAGGACCAGGTGACCCAGCGGGACCTCTCCGACGCGCTGGAGAAGGTCCAGCTCGGCGCGGAGCGGGCCCTCGTGATGCCCGAGGGCGAGCGGCGCAGGACGGCGTACCACGAGAGCGGTCACGCCCTGCTCGGCATGCTCCAGCCGGGCGCGGACCCCGTCCGCAAGGTCACGATCGTCCCGCGCGGCCGGGCGCTGGGCGTCACGCTGTCCACCCCGGACGCCGACAAGTACGCGTACACCGAGGAGTACCTGCGTGGCAGGATCATCGGCGCGCTGGGCGGCATGGCGGCGGAGCACGTGGTCTTCGGGATCGTCACCACCGGCTCGGAGAACGACCTCGAGCAGGTCACGCGGCTGGTGAGGGGCATGGTCGGGCGCTGGGGCATGAGCGAACGCGTCGGCCGCTTCACGGCCGTGTCGGGGGACGGGCAGGAGCCGTACGGGCTCACCGCCGCCCCGGCGACGCTGGACGCGGTGGACCACGAGATGCGCCGCATCGCCGAGGAGTGCTACGAGAGCGCCTGCCGGCAGCTCCGCGAGAACCGCGACCGGCTGGACGCACTGGCCGAGGCGCTCCTCGCCAGCGAGACGCTGGACGAGGAGGAGGCGTACCGGGCCGCCGGCATCCCCCGGCTGAAGAAGGAGACGAACGGCCACTGA
- a CDS encoding class I SAM-dependent methyltransferase has protein sequence MTPTLVPHHPRTSSALPADAGRRARDWAEIQERMLVPLYEAVYAHLEVGAGTRVLGLGCGSGLALLMASARGASVTGVDMDPARMELARERLAPAPEHAGSGDAPGARLVEGGPEEAADPRRPRFNMITAFQPIGCTAGDSDGLVPALEAAVPLAERGSPVVLAGWGPPERCATSAVLRVASRLTERLRSDGGWRQTLRDDLEDVATRAGIRPDGSGRVSCPFGYADLDSAVRGLLSTGLFDAAVRATDPAQVEKEVKEALHPHVRADGTVWMPNVFRYLIARTP, from the coding sequence ATGACACCTACGCTCGTCCCGCACCACCCTCGTACGTCCTCAGCGCTCCCGGCGGACGCCGGAAGGCGCGCCCGTGACTGGGCCGAGATCCAGGAACGGATGCTGGTGCCGCTCTACGAGGCGGTGTACGCGCACCTGGAGGTCGGCGCGGGCACTCGTGTCCTGGGCCTCGGCTGCGGCTCGGGTCTGGCCCTGCTGATGGCCTCGGCGCGCGGCGCGAGCGTCACCGGCGTCGACATGGACCCGGCGAGGATGGAACTGGCGCGCGAGCGGCTGGCCCCCGCGCCGGAGCACGCCGGGTCCGGGGACGCTCCCGGGGCGCGGCTGGTCGAGGGCGGACCGGAGGAGGCGGCCGATCCCCGGCGCCCCCGGTTCAACATGATCACCGCTTTTCAGCCGATCGGGTGTACGGCCGGCGACTCCGACGGATTGGTGCCCGCGCTGGAAGCCGCGGTTCCGCTCGCCGAGCGCGGCAGCCCGGTGGTGCTGGCGGGCTGGGGCCCGCCCGAGCGCTGTGCCACCTCGGCTGTGCTGCGGGTGGCGAGCAGGCTCACCGAGCGGCTGCGCTCGGACGGCGGCTGGCGGCAGACGCTCCGGGACGACCTGGAGGACGTGGCGACCAGGGCGGGGATCCGTCCGGACGGCTCGGGCCGGGTGTCGTGCCCCTTCGGGTACGCGGACCTGGACAGCGCCGTGCGCGGCCTGCTGTCGACGGGGCTGTTCGACGCGGCGGTTCGGGCGACGGACCCGGCGCAGGTGGAGAAGGAGGTCAAGGAGGCGCTCCATCCCCATGTGCGGGCGGACGGGACGGTGTGGATGCCGAACGTCTTCCGGTACCTGATAGCGCGCACTCCGTAG
- the trmD gene encoding tRNA (guanosine(37)-N1)-methyltransferase TrmD, whose amino-acid sequence MRLDVVTIFPEYLEPLNVSLVGKARARGRLGVHVHDLRDWTYDRHSTVDDTPYGGGPGMVMKTEPWGDALDEVLASGYEAGAHAPALVVPTPSGRPFTQELAVEFSERPWLIFTPARYEGIDRRVIDEYATRMPVHEVSIGDYVLAGGEAAVLVITEAVARLLPGVLGNAESHRDDSFAPGAMADLLEGPVYTKPPLWRGRGVPDVLTSGHHGRIARWRRDEAFRRTALHRPDLIERCDPAAFDKKDREILSILGWAPSPDGRFWRRPEAVEE is encoded by the coding sequence ATGCGGCTCGACGTCGTCACGATCTTCCCCGAGTACCTGGAGCCGCTGAACGTCTCGCTCGTCGGGAAGGCACGGGCGCGGGGCCGACTCGGCGTCCACGTCCACGACCTGCGGGACTGGACGTACGACCGGCACAGCACCGTCGACGACACCCCGTACGGCGGCGGACCGGGCATGGTCATGAAGACCGAACCCTGGGGCGACGCGCTGGACGAGGTCCTCGCCTCGGGCTACGAGGCGGGCGCCCACGCACCCGCGCTGGTCGTGCCGACCCCCAGCGGCCGCCCGTTCACCCAGGAACTCGCCGTCGAGTTCTCCGAGCGGCCGTGGCTGATCTTCACCCCGGCACGGTACGAGGGCATCGACCGCCGTGTCATCGACGAGTACGCGACCCGCATGCCCGTCCACGAGGTCTCGATCGGCGACTACGTCCTGGCCGGCGGCGAGGCCGCCGTCCTGGTCATCACGGAGGCCGTCGCGCGGCTGCTGCCCGGCGTCCTCGGCAACGCCGAGTCCCACCGCGACGACTCCTTCGCGCCCGGCGCCATGGCCGACCTCCTGGAGGGGCCCGTCTACACCAAGCCGCCGCTCTGGCGCGGTCGCGGCGTCCCGGACGTGCTGACCAGCGGTCACCACGGCAGGATCGCCCGCTGGCGACGGGACGAGGCCTTCCGCCGGACCGCACTGCACCGGCCCGATCTGATCGAGCGCTGCGACCCTGCGGCGTTCGACAAGAAGGACCGCGAGATCCTCTCCATCCTGGGCTGGGCGCCGTCGCCCGACGGCCGATTTTGGCGCAGGCCGGAGGCCGTGGAAGAATAG
- the rpsP gene encoding 30S ribosomal protein S16: MAVKIKLKRLGKIRSPHYRIVVADSRTRRDGRAIEEIGLYHPTYNPSRIEVDSERAQYWLSVGAQPTEPVLAILKLTGDWQKHKGLPAPEKPLLAPATKEEKRRSFDEFAKALEGEEGKGEAITQKSKKTEKKADEAEAAAESTEA; encoded by the coding sequence GTGGCAGTCAAGATCAAGCTGAAGCGTCTGGGCAAGATCCGTTCGCCTCACTACCGCATCGTCGTCGCCGACTCCCGTACCCGCCGTGACGGCCGGGCCATCGAGGAGATCGGTCTGTACCACCCGACGTACAACCCGTCGCGCATCGAGGTCGACTCGGAGCGCGCCCAGTACTGGCTGTCCGTCGGCGCCCAGCCGACCGAGCCGGTCCTCGCGATCCTGAAGCTCACCGGCGACTGGCAGAAGCACAAGGGTCTGCCCGCCCCGGAGAAGCCGCTCCTCGCCCCGGCCACGAAGGAAGAGAAGCGCCGCTCCTTCGACGAGTTCGCCAAGGCTCTCGAGGGTGAAGAGGGCAAGGGTGAGGCCATCACCCAGAAGTCCAAGAAGACCGAGAAGAAGGCGGACGAGGCTGAGGCCGCCGCCGAGTCCACCGAGGCCTGA
- the rimM gene encoding ribosome maturation factor RimM (Essential for efficient processing of 16S rRNA) — translation MQLVVARIGRAHGIKGEVTVEVRTDEPELRLAPGAVLATDPASAGPLTIETGRVHSGRLLLRFEGVRDRNGAEALRNTLLIAEIDPDVLPEEPDEYYDHQLMDLDVVLADGTEIGRITEISHLPSQDLFIVERPDGSEVMIPFVEEIVTEIDLTEQKAVIDPPPGLVDDRAEIASQRDADTEDGT, via the coding sequence GTGCAGTTGGTAGTCGCACGGATCGGCCGCGCCCACGGCATCAAGGGCGAGGTCACCGTCGAGGTGCGTACCGACGAGCCGGAACTGCGGCTCGCCCCCGGAGCCGTACTGGCCACCGATCCGGCCTCCGCGGGCCCGCTGACCATCGAGACCGGCCGGGTGCACAGCGGACGGCTGCTGCTGCGCTTCGAGGGAGTCCGGGACCGCAACGGTGCCGAGGCCCTGCGCAACACCCTGCTGATCGCCGAGATCGATCCGGACGTCCTGCCGGAGGAGCCCGACGAGTACTACGACCACCAGCTCATGGACCTGGACGTGGTGCTCGCCGACGGTACGGAGATCGGCCGGATCACGGAGATCTCCCATCTGCCGTCGCAGGACCTCTTCATCGTCGAGCGGCCCGACGGCAGCGAGGTCATGATCCCGTTCGTCGAGGAGATCGTCACCGAGATCGACCTGACGGAACAGAAGGCCGTCATCGACCCGCCCCCCGGCCTCGTCGACGACCGCGCGGAGATCGCCTCGCAGCGGGACGCGGACACCGAGGACGGGACCTGA
- a CDS encoding P-II family nitrogen regulator, translating into MKLITAVVKPHRLDEIKEALQAFGVQGLTVTEASGYGRQRGHTEVYRGAEYTVDLVPKIRIEVLAEDDDAEQLIDVVVKAARTGKIGDGKVWSVPVDTAVRVRTGERGPDAL; encoded by the coding sequence ATGAAGCTCATCACCGCAGTCGTGAAGCCGCACCGGCTGGACGAGATCAAGGAGGCCCTGCAGGCCTTCGGCGTCCAGGGGCTCACGGTCACCGAGGCGAGCGGCTACGGACGGCAGCGCGGCCACACCGAGGTCTACCGGGGCGCCGAGTACACCGTCGACCTCGTCCCCAAGATCCGGATCGAGGTCCTGGCCGAGGACGACGACGCCGAGCAGCTCATCGACGTCGTGGTGAAGGCCGCCCGCACCGGGAAGATCGGTGACGGCAAGGTATGGAGCGTGCCGGTCGACACCGCGGTCCGCGTCCGGACCGGCGAACGCGGCCCGGACGCGCTGTAG
- a CDS encoding RNA-binding protein produces MLEEALEHLVKGIVDNPEDVQVASRNLRRGQVLEVRVHPDDLGKVIGRNGRTARALRTVVGAIGGRGIRVDLVDVDQVR; encoded by the coding sequence ATGCTCGAGGAGGCTCTCGAGCACCTCGTGAAGGGCATCGTCGACAACCCCGAGGACGTGCAGGTCGCCTCGCGCAATCTGCGTCGCGGCCAGGTGCTCGAGGTCCGGGTGCACCCCGACGATCTCGGTAAGGTGATCGGCCGCAACGGCCGCACCGCGCGCGCCCTGCGCACTGTCGTGGGCGCCATCGGCGGCCGTGGTATCCGTGTCGACCTCGTCGACGTGGACCAGGTCCGCTGA
- the rplS gene encoding 50S ribosomal protein L19 — protein sequence MSHVLDAVNSASLRTDLPAFRPGDTVNVHVRVIEGNRSRIQQFKGVVIRRQGSGVSETFTVRKVSFSVGVERTFPVHSPIFEKIELVTRGDVRRAKLYYLRELRGKAAKIKEKREN from the coding sequence ATGTCGCACGTCCTCGACGCCGTCAACTCCGCCTCGCTGCGGACCGACCTCCCCGCCTTCCGCCCCGGTGACACCGTGAACGTCCACGTCCGCGTCATCGAGGGCAACCGCTCCCGCATCCAGCAGTTCAAGGGCGTCGTCATCCGCCGCCAGGGTTCGGGCGTCAGCGAGACCTTCACGGTCCGCAAGGTCTCCTTCTCCGTCGGCGTCGAGCGCACCTTCCCGGTGCACAGCCCGATCTTCGAGAAGATCGAGCTCGTCACCCGCGGTGACGTCCGTCGCGCCAAGCTCTACTACCTGCGTGAGCTGCGCGGCAAGGCCGCGAAGATCAAGGAGAAGCGCGAGAACTGA
- a CDS encoding [protein-PII] uridylyltransferase, with protein MTSIDLTTETEGSGPSGYAAARLRLLQEKTRSGPSRRAALARLTDDWLAALFAAAKEDTGVRGAALVAVGGYGRGELSPRSDLDLLLLHDGAADPGALASLADRIWYPVWDLGLALDHSVRTPAEARRTAGEDIKVQLGLLDARAVAGDLGMVAGLRTAVLADWRNQAPKRLPELDELCRERAERQGELQFLLEPDLKEARGGLRDATALRAVAASWLADAPREGLAEARRTLLDTRDALHLTTGRAADRLALQEQDQVAQALGLLDADALLRQVYEAARTVSYAADVTWREVNRVLKSRSARPRLRNIWGGRRPEPERTPLAEGVVEMDGEAVIARSARPERDPVLPLRAAAAAAQSGVPLSLHAVRHLAAATKPLPVPWPAEAREELVTLLGAGEPTVAVWEALEAEGLITRLLPDWERVRCRPQRNPVHTWTVDRHLVEAAVRASALTRRVGRPDLLLVAALLHDIGKGWPGDHSVAGETIARDVATRIGFDKQDVAVIATLVRHHLLLIETATRRDLEDPATVRAVADVVGSPGTLELLHALTEADALATGPAAWSAWRGSLVADLVKRVAGVLAGERPEEPEPLAPSAEQERLAVEALRTGGPVLALHAAQTETPQPDGEPEPVGVELLIAVPDQPAVLPAVAGVLALHRLTVRAADLRAMELPQEVGPGTVLVLNWRVAAAYGSLPQAARLRSDLVRALDGSLDVAARLAERDAAYPRRRGVKAPPPRVTVAPAASRLATVIEVRAQDAPGLLHRIGHALESAEVSVRSARVSTLGANAVDAFYVTGPEGAPLPPEEAVDVARAVEAALRSA; from the coding sequence GTGACGAGCATCGACCTGACCACGGAAACCGAGGGCTCGGGACCCAGCGGCTATGCGGCGGCCCGGCTGCGTCTTCTCCAGGAGAAGACGCGGTCCGGGCCGTCGCGCCGTGCCGCCCTGGCCCGGCTCACCGACGACTGGCTCGCCGCGCTGTTCGCCGCGGCGAAGGAGGACACCGGGGTGCGCGGCGCCGCCCTCGTCGCCGTCGGTGGCTACGGGCGCGGTGAGCTCTCGCCGCGCAGCGACCTCGATCTCCTCCTGCTGCACGACGGCGCCGCCGACCCCGGCGCGCTCGCCTCGCTCGCCGACCGGATCTGGTACCCGGTGTGGGACCTCGGGCTGGCGCTCGACCACTCGGTCCGGACCCCGGCCGAGGCCCGCCGCACCGCGGGCGAGGACATCAAGGTGCAGCTGGGGCTGCTCGACGCCCGTGCCGTCGCGGGGGACCTCGGGATGGTCGCCGGGCTGCGCACGGCCGTCCTCGCCGACTGGCGCAACCAGGCGCCGAAACGGCTCCCCGAACTCGACGAGCTCTGCCGCGAGCGCGCCGAACGGCAGGGGGAGCTGCAGTTCCTGCTGGAACCCGACCTCAAGGAGGCCCGGGGCGGGCTGCGGGACGCCACCGCCCTGCGCGCCGTCGCCGCGTCCTGGCTCGCCGACGCCCCCCGCGAGGGCCTGGCCGAGGCCCGCCGTACCCTCCTCGACACCCGCGACGCCCTCCATCTCACCACCGGACGGGCCGCCGACCGGCTCGCGCTCCAGGAGCAGGACCAGGTGGCGCAGGCACTCGGCCTGCTGGACGCCGACGCGCTGCTGCGCCAGGTGTACGAGGCCGCGCGGACCGTCTCGTACGCCGCCGACGTCACCTGGCGCGAGGTGAACCGGGTGCTCAAGTCCCGGTCCGCCCGCCCCCGGCTGCGGAACATCTGGGGCGGCCGCCGCCCCGAGCCCGAGCGCACCCCCCTGGCCGAGGGCGTGGTCGAGATGGACGGCGAGGCCGTCATCGCCCGCTCCGCCAGGCCGGAGCGCGATCCGGTGCTGCCCCTGCGCGCGGCGGCGGCAGCGGCCCAGTCCGGAGTGCCGCTCTCCCTCCACGCCGTACGCCACCTGGCCGCCGCCACCAAGCCGCTCCCCGTGCCCTGGCCCGCCGAGGCGCGCGAGGAACTGGTCACCCTGCTCGGCGCGGGCGAACCGACCGTCGCCGTGTGGGAGGCACTCGAGGCCGAGGGCCTGATCACCCGGCTGCTGCCCGACTGGGAGCGGGTCCGCTGCCGGCCCCAGCGCAACCCCGTCCACACGTGGACCGTCGACCGCCACCTCGTCGAGGCCGCCGTCCGCGCCTCCGCGCTCACCCGCCGCGTCGGCCGCCCCGACCTGCTCCTCGTCGCGGCCCTGCTCCACGACATCGGCAAGGGCTGGCCCGGCGACCACTCGGTGGCGGGCGAGACCATCGCGCGCGACGTCGCCACCCGCATCGGCTTCGACAAGCAGGACGTGGCCGTGATCGCCACCCTGGTGCGCCACCATCTGCTGCTCATCGAGACCGCCACCCGCCGCGACCTGGAGGACCCGGCGACCGTGCGGGCGGTCGCGGACGTCGTGGGCTCGCCCGGCACGCTGGAACTGCTCCACGCCCTCACCGAGGCCGACGCCCTCGCGACCGGACCGGCGGCCTGGTCGGCCTGGCGGGGATCGCTCGTCGCCGACCTGGTCAAACGGGTCGCGGGCGTCCTCGCGGGGGAGAGGCCCGAGGAACCGGAGCCCCTCGCTCCGAGCGCCGAGCAGGAGCGGCTCGCCGTCGAGGCGCTGCGCACCGGCGGACCGGTCCTGGCCCTGCACGCCGCCCAGACGGAGACGCCGCAGCCGGACGGCGAACCCGAGCCCGTCGGTGTGGAGCTCCTCATCGCCGTGCCCGACCAGCCTGCGGTCCTGCCCGCCGTCGCGGGCGTGCTCGCCCTGCACCGGCTCACCGTCCGCGCCGCCGACCTGCGCGCCATGGAACTCCCCCAGGAAGTGGGCCCGGGCACCGTCCTCGTACTGAACTGGCGGGTCGCCGCCGCCTACGGCTCGCTCCCGCAGGCCGCACGGCTGCGCTCCGACCTCGTGCGGGCCCTCGACGGGTCCCTGGACGTGGCCGCCCGGCTCGCAGAACGGGACGCCGCGTATCCGCGCCGCCGCGGGGTCAAGGCCCCGCCACCGAGGGTCACCGTCGCGCCGGCGGCGTCCCGGCTGGCCACGGTCATCGAGGTCCGGGCCCAGGACGCCCCGGGGTTGCTGCACCGGATCGGCCACGCCCTGGAGTCGGCGGAGGTCAGCGTGCGCAGCGCACGGGTGTCGACGCTCGGCGCGAACGCGGTGGACGCGTTCTACGTCACAGGCCCGGAGGGGGCCCCGCTTCCGCCCGAGGAGGCCGTGGACGTGGCACGGGCCGTCGAGGCCGCCCTGCGGAGCGCGTGA